In Lycium ferocissimum isolate CSIRO_LF1 chromosome 11, AGI_CSIRO_Lferr_CH_V1, whole genome shotgun sequence, a single genomic region encodes these proteins:
- the LOC132037537 gene encoding uncharacterized protein LOC132037537, with product MSLVNFIFDGRGFQGWRRTILIALSAKNKLGFIDGTCKMPDPDSSGFHAWNRCNDMVTSWLLNSLSKDIADSVIYSKTAKDLYTDLEQRFGQSNGAKLFHLQKELSDIVQGNTDVAGYYTKIKRLWDELDSLNADNKCNCNCTCGGKDKLDKCLQDERLIKFLMGLNDTYSSARSNILMLKPLPSLNHAYSLLLQDENQRESYANANGYTGSSSFMAGKQANMNAHTDNQAYSVNQVYAGQKNGGTNQGGWENRSQQRYQVKQSNLYCTYCKKTNHTRKGCYRLIGFPPDFKFTKGNKFQQPAAKSNSVSVDETEGMNKMMHANTSMANNPNHYLTDEEYNEAVLHYRGKKMAETPTPGTTSESIAHGNVNAAAGPFYEEGSSFW from the exons ATGAGCTTGGTAAACTTCATCTTCGATGGAAGAGGTTTCCAAGGTTGGAGAAGGACTATTCTCATTGCTCTTTCGGCCAAGAACAAGCTTGGGTTCATCGATGGAACCTGCAAGATGCCAGACCCAGATTCATCAGGTTTTCATGCATGGAATAGGTGCAATGATATGGTAACTTCTTGGTTGCTTAATTCTCTATCAAAAGACATAGCAGATAGTGTAATTTACTCAAAAACTGCTAAGGATTTATACACAGATCTAGAGCAAAGGTTTGGACAATCAAATGGTGCTAAGTTGTTTCATTTGCAAAAAGAACTAAGTGATATAGTTCAGGGAAACACTGATGTAGCAGGTTATTACACTAAGATTAAGAGGCTTTGGGATGAGCTAGACTCTTTAAACGCAGATAACAAGTGCAACTGTAATTGCACCTGTGGAGGTAAGGATAAGCTAGACAAGTGTCTTCAAGATGAAAGGCTAATCAAGTTTCTAATGGGGTTAAATGATACCTATAGCTCAGCTAGAAGCAACATTCTCATGCTTAAACCTTTGCCTAGCCTAAACCATGCTTACTCACTACTCTTGCAAGATGAGAATCAAAGGGAATCCTATGCTAATGCAAATGGATACACAGGATCCTCATCTTTCATGGCAGGAAAACAAGCAAACATGAATGCTCATACAGATAACCAAGCTTATTCTGTTAATCAAGTCTATGCTGGACAGAAGAACGGGGGAACAAATCAAGGAGGATGGGAAAACAGGTCACAGCAAAGGTACCAAGTTAAGCAAAGCAACTTATACTGTACCTATTGCAAAAAGACAAATCACACTAGGAAAGGATGCTACAGGCTCATTGGGTTTCCCCCTGATTTCAAATTCACCAAGGGAAATAAATTTCAACAACCTGCAGCAAAAAGCAACTCTGTGTCAGTTGATGAAACTGAAGGGATGAACAAAATGATGCATGCTAACACAAGCATGGCAAACAATCCAAACCATTACTTGACTGATGAAGAATACAATGAGGCTGTCCTTCACTACAGAGGAAAGAAAATGGCAGAAACTCCAACTCCTGGCACAACATCTGAATCTATAGCACATGGAAATGTTAATGCAGCTGCTG GCCCCTTTTATGAAGAGGGCTCAAGCTTTTGGTGA